From one Streptomyces sp. NBC_01478 genomic stretch:
- the uvrB gene encoding excinuclease ABC subunit UvrB, with amino-acid sequence MRPVSHIERTVAPFEVVSSYQPSGDQPAAIAELARRVEAGEKDVVLLGATGTGKSATTAWMIEKLQRPTLVMAPNKTLAAQLANEFRELLPNNAVEYFVSYYDYYQPEAYVPQSDTYIEKDSSVNEEVERLRHSATNSLLTRRDVIVVASVSCIYGLGTPQEYVDRMVPLKVGDEIDRDQLLRRFVDIQYTRNDVAFSRGTFRVRGDTIEIFPVYEELAVRIEMFGDEIEALSTLHPLTGEIISEDEHLYVFPASHYIAGPERMERAVNDIEKELGERLAEMDKQGKLLEAQRLRMRTTYDLEMLRQIGSCSGVENYSMHFDGREPGSAPNTLIDYFPEDFLLVIDESHNTVPQIGAMYEGDASRKRTLVDHGFRLPSALDNRPLKWEEFQQRIGQTVYLSATPGKYELSRADGAVEQIIRPTGLIDPEVVVKPTEGQIDDLVHEIRKRTEKDERVLVTTLTKKMAEDLTDYFLELGIQVRYLHSDVDTLRRIELLRELRSGEFDVLVGINLLREGLDLPEVSLVAILDADKEGFLRSGTSLIQTIGRAARNVSGQVHMYADRITPAMEKAIEETNRRREKQVAYNTERGIDPQPLRKKINDIVAQIAREDVDTEQLLGSGYRKSKDGKGAKAPVPALGGKAAKSARSAKGKAQDGVPTDRPAAELAEQIEQMTERMRAAAADLQFEVAARLRDEVHEMKKELRQMKEGGLA; translated from the coding sequence ATGCGGCCCGTTTCCCACATCGAACGCACGGTGGCGCCCTTCGAGGTCGTCAGTTCCTACCAGCCCAGCGGCGACCAGCCGGCGGCCATCGCCGAGCTGGCCCGACGCGTCGAGGCAGGTGAGAAGGACGTCGTCCTGCTGGGCGCGACCGGCACCGGAAAGTCCGCCACCACCGCGTGGATGATCGAGAAGCTCCAGCGCCCCACCCTGGTGATGGCGCCGAACAAGACCCTGGCCGCCCAGTTGGCCAACGAGTTCCGCGAGCTCCTGCCGAACAACGCGGTCGAGTACTTCGTCTCGTACTACGACTACTACCAGCCCGAGGCCTACGTCCCGCAGTCGGACACCTACATCGAGAAGGACTCCTCGGTCAACGAGGAGGTCGAGCGCCTGCGCCACTCCGCGACCAACTCGCTGCTCACCCGCCGCGACGTCATCGTCGTCGCCTCCGTGTCCTGCATCTACGGCCTCGGTACGCCGCAGGAGTACGTGGACCGCATGGTCCCCCTCAAGGTCGGCGACGAGATCGACCGCGACCAACTGCTGCGGCGCTTCGTGGACATCCAGTACACGCGCAACGACGTGGCCTTCAGCCGCGGCACCTTCCGCGTCCGCGGCGACACCATCGAGATCTTCCCGGTCTACGAGGAACTGGCCGTCCGCATCGAGATGTTCGGCGACGAGATCGAGGCGCTCTCCACCCTCCACCCGCTCACCGGCGAGATCATCAGCGAGGACGAGCACCTCTACGTCTTCCCGGCCTCCCACTACATCGCGGGCCCCGAGCGCATGGAGCGGGCCGTCAACGACATCGAGAAGGAACTCGGCGAGCGGCTGGCCGAGATGGACAAGCAGGGCAAGCTCCTGGAGGCCCAGCGCCTGCGGATGCGGACCACGTACGACCTGGAGATGCTCCGCCAGATCGGCTCCTGCTCCGGCGTGGAGAACTACTCGATGCACTTCGACGGCCGCGAGCCCGGCTCCGCGCCGAACACCCTGATCGACTACTTCCCCGAGGACTTCCTGCTCGTCATCGACGAGTCGCACAACACGGTCCCGCAGATCGGCGCCATGTACGAGGGCGACGCCTCCCGCAAGCGCACGCTCGTCGACCACGGCTTCCGGCTGCCCTCCGCCCTGGACAACCGCCCCCTGAAGTGGGAAGAGTTCCAGCAGCGCATCGGGCAGACGGTCTACCTGTCGGCGACCCCCGGCAAGTACGAACTCTCGCGCGCGGACGGCGCCGTCGAGCAGATCATCCGCCCCACCGGCCTCATCGACCCCGAGGTCGTCGTCAAGCCCACCGAGGGCCAGATCGACGACCTGGTGCACGAGATCCGCAAGCGCACCGAGAAGGACGAGCGGGTCCTGGTCACCACGCTCACCAAGAAGATGGCCGAGGACCTCACCGACTACTTCCTCGAACTCGGCATCCAGGTCCGCTACCTGCACAGCGACGTCGACACCCTGCGCCGCATCGAGCTGCTGCGCGAACTGCGCTCCGGCGAGTTCGACGTCCTGGTGGGCATCAACCTCCTGCGTGAAGGCCTCGACCTGCCCGAGGTGTCCCTGGTGGCCATCCTGGACGCCGACAAGGAAGGCTTCCTGCGCTCCGGCACCTCCCTGATCCAGACCATCGGCCGCGCGGCGCGCAACGTCTCCGGTCAGGTCCACATGTACGCCGACCGGATCACCCCGGCGATGGAGAAGGCCATCGAGGAGACCAACCGCCGCCGGGAGAAGCAGGTCGCGTACAACACGGAGCGCGGCATCGACCCGCAGCCGCTCCGCAAGAAGATCAACGACATCGTCGCGCAGATCGCCCGCGAGGACGTCGACACGGAGCAGTTGCTCGGCTCGGGCTACCGCAAGAGCAAGGACGGCAAGGGCGCCAAGGCCCCCGTGCCCGCGCTCGGCGGCAAGGCCGCGAAGAGCGCCAGGTCCGCGAAGGGCAAGGCCCAGGACGGGGTGCCGACCGACCGCCCGGCGGCCGAACTCGCCGAGCAGATCGAGCAGATGACGGAGCGCATGCGCGCCGCCGCCGCGGACCTGCAGTTCGAGGTCGCGGCCCGGCTGCGCGACGAGGTCCACGAGATGAAGAAGGAACTGAGGCAGATGAAGGAGGGGGGCCTGGCCTGA
- a CDS encoding TerD family protein, with product MTVNMTKGQAISLQKNDGTGLTAVRMGLGWQAAPRRGLFGSRTREIDLDASAVLFADKQPVDVVFFRHLVSDDGSVRHTGDNLVGGVGQGGDDEAILVDLARVPVHIDQIVFTVNSFTGQTFQEVQNAFCRLVDETNGQELARYTLAGGGQYTAQIMAKVHRSGSGWTLTALGTPTNGRTFQDLMPAILPHL from the coding sequence GTGACCGTCAACATGACCAAGGGTCAGGCCATCAGTCTGCAGAAGAACGACGGGACCGGCCTGACCGCGGTGCGCATGGGTCTCGGCTGGCAGGCGGCTCCCCGGCGCGGCCTGTTCGGCTCGCGCACCCGGGAGATCGACCTCGACGCGTCCGCCGTCCTGTTCGCGGACAAGCAGCCGGTCGACGTCGTGTTCTTCCGCCACCTGGTGAGCGACGACGGCTCCGTGCGCCACACCGGTGACAACCTCGTCGGCGGTGTCGGCCAGGGCGGCGACGACGAGGCGATCCTCGTCGACCTCGCGCGCGTGCCGGTCCACATCGACCAGATCGTCTTCACCGTGAACTCCTTCACGGGTCAGACCTTCCAGGAGGTGCAGAACGCGTTCTGCCGCCTGGTCGACGAGACCAACGGCCAGGAGCTGGCCCGCTACACGCTCGCGGGCGGCGGCCAGTACACGGCCCAGATCATGGCGAAGGTGCACCGCTCCGGCTCGGGCTGGACGCTGACGGCCCTCGGCACGCCGACGAACGGCCGTACCTTCCAGGACCTGATGCCGGCGATCCTGCCGCACCTCTAG